A window of Cryptomeria japonica chromosome 3, Sugi_1.0, whole genome shotgun sequence contains these coding sequences:
- the LOC131078339 gene encoding germin-like protein 1-1 yields the protein MVMQPKRQESVKKVFTSSRKETIGPLGALVIKEPVGDKDGEGGRDNSKKVGFSPIIMDIDRSKASNNAQDAWMGLSDKKVDYDMRSKEEFDNEDELDIIHLRSISQLANSLLGRSKGSRGTRSNKKKHEDRAKEKAIINVVRFFRRSEGEDFFFGGLGQAGNTDNAVGSNVTMANVMQIPGLNTFGISLVRIDYAVGGINPPHTHPRATEVLVLLEGQLLVGFIDTTNKFFSKTLEKGDVFVFPKALVHFQQNVGHENAVAIAALSSQLPGAQTIANSLFAADPPLPDSVLAKAFRITQELADYIQKKFA from the exons ATGGTTATGCAGCCCAAGAGACAGGAGTCGGTTAAGAAGGTATTTACGTCTTCGAGGAAGGAGACAATAGGCCCTTTAGGGGCTTTGGTAATCAAAGAACCAGTTGGAGACAAGGATGGTGAGGGTggaagagacaattcaaaaaaggTTGGTTTCTCTCCCATAATCATGGACATAGACCGAAGCAAGGCTTCTAACAATGCTCAAGATGCTTGGATGGGCTTGTCAGACAAGAAGGTCGATTACGACATGAGGTCAAAAGAGGAGTTTGATAATGAAGATGAATTGGATATTATTCACCTGAGAAGTATTAGCCAATTGGCTAATTCTTTGTTGGGGAGATCCAAAGGAAGTAGAGGGACAAGGAGCAACAAGAAAAAGCATGAAGATAGGGCAAAGGAGAAAGCCATCATCAATGTAGTAAGATTTTTTAGAAGATCCGAGGGAG AGGACTTCTTCTTCGGGGGACTTGGGCAGGCAGGGAACACCGACAATGCAGTGGGCTCAAATGTAACGATGGCCAATGTTATGCAGATACCAGGCCTCAACACCTTCGGAATATCGTTGGTCCGTATCGATTACGCAgtgggtggaataaatcctcctcacacGCACCCAAGAGCCACTGAAGTTCTTGTTTTACTGGAAGGCCAGcttcttgtgggtttcattgacaccaccaacaagtttttcagcaaaacgttggagaagggagatgtgtttgtgtttccaaaggcacttgtgcatttccagcagaatgtggggCATGAAAATGCGGTGGCCATAGCTGCATTGAGCAGCCAGCTTCCGGGAGCTCAGACAATCGCCAACTCTCTGTTTGCAGCGGATCCTCCTCTCCCAGATTCCGTATTGGCCAAGGCCTTCCGCATCACCCAAGAGCTTGCCGATTACATTCAGAAGAAATTTGCATAA